From Nitrobacter sp. NHB1, a single genomic window includes:
- a CDS encoding YbhB/YbcL family Raf kinase inhibitor-like protein encodes MAFKVVSDSFEDGDYLAKDHILSADFGHGCAGGNRSPHLRWSGAPAGTRSFAVTCYDPDAPTGSGFWHWVVINIPPSVTELALDAGNPNSGKLPRGALQTRTDFGSACYGGPCPPEGDHPHRYFFTVHAVGGNINANADTSAAVVGFQLHFNTLAKSAVMGLFKR; translated from the coding sequence ATGGCGTTCAAGGTCGTGAGCGACAGTTTCGAGGACGGCGACTATCTCGCCAAGGATCATATCCTGTCGGCGGATTTCGGTCACGGCTGCGCGGGCGGCAACCGGTCGCCGCACCTGCGCTGGAGCGGAGCGCCGGCGGGCACCAGGAGCTTCGCCGTGACCTGCTACGATCCGGATGCGCCGACCGGCAGCGGCTTCTGGCACTGGGTCGTCATCAATATCCCGCCCTCAGTGACGGAGCTTGCGCTCGACGCCGGCAATCCCAACAGCGGCAAGCTTCCGAGGGGGGCGCTGCAGACCCGCACCGATTTCGGCTCCGCCTGCTACGGCGGCCCCTGCCCGCCCGAGGGCGATCACCCGCACCGTTATTTCTTTACCGTGCACGCCGTCGGCGGCAACATCAACGCCAACGCCGACACCTCGGCGGCGGTGGTCGGGTTCCAGCTTCATTTCAACACGCTGGCGAAATCGGCGGTGAT